Proteins encoded together in one Lachnospiraceae bacterium JLR.KK008 window:
- the istA gene encoding IS21 family transposase, producing the protein MFKKTKVRSILELLGKNLSAREVSKVLGVSRNTVAEVQALFLQSGRSWDDISEWDDDRLYGLFYPDKFKYKPRYAPVDYSYVHKELKKTGVTEKLLWEEYCARCEKDGARACSYITFAKNYKKFTADKNYTSHIEHKPGLEIEVDWSGPAMSYTEPDTGERITAYLFVATMPYSQISYVEAAASMDEKAWLSCHVNMFRFFGGTPVKVVCDNLKTGVTSHPKRGEIILNEAYLSLGEYYSVAIMPTGVKKPKQKASVEGSVGKIATAVIAKLRNDTFPSLAALNAGIRKAVKEFNDKPFQKRPGSRRSIFETEEKPYLRALPLIPYEVCEWSYGHKVGSNSHIWWNKGQYSVPYRYIGYKVDIKFNSHLVFIYYNRTEIAKHPILSKHMTNGMRTEQAHLPLPLKKNLSVEDLCDKARETGPKTFEVIRRMFDEAKVKEQPMQTARAILSIADIYTPEVLEKACDKALRQYHMPYYKTIYSHARSINSAKELTEFKENNQKFGIVRGADYYKKRRDDK; encoded by the coding sequence ATGTTTAAGAAGACAAAAGTCAGAAGCATTCTCGAACTTCTGGGAAAAAATCTAAGCGCAAGGGAGGTATCAAAAGTTTTAGGTGTATCCAGAAACACCGTCGCCGAAGTTCAGGCATTGTTTTTACAGTCAGGCAGATCGTGGGATGATATTTCTGAATGGGATGACGACAGACTCTATGGACTGTTTTATCCGGATAAGTTTAAATATAAGCCCAGATATGCACCGGTTGATTATTCTTACGTCCATAAGGAATTAAAGAAGACAGGCGTCACAGAGAAGCTCCTTTGGGAAGAATACTGTGCCAGATGTGAGAAAGACGGGGCACGTGCATGTTCTTATATAACATTTGCTAAAAATTATAAGAAATTTACGGCAGATAAAAACTATACGAGCCACATAGAACACAAACCCGGATTAGAGATTGAAGTTGACTGGTCCGGCCCTGCAATGAGCTATACGGAGCCGGATACCGGGGAACGTATAACAGCATACCTGTTTGTTGCAACTATGCCCTACAGCCAGATAAGCTATGTGGAAGCCGCAGCCAGTATGGATGAAAAAGCATGGCTTTCCTGTCATGTAAACATGTTCCGGTTTTTTGGCGGGACACCGGTAAAAGTTGTCTGTGATAACTTAAAAACCGGAGTGACCTCACATCCTAAAAGAGGTGAGATCATACTAAATGAGGCGTATCTTTCGCTTGGCGAGTATTATTCCGTAGCTATCATGCCAACAGGCGTCAAAAAGCCAAAGCAGAAAGCAAGTGTGGAAGGGAGTGTGGGTAAGATTGCCACGGCTGTTATCGCAAAACTCAGAAATGATACCTTCCCATCATTAGCCGCATTAAATGCCGGAATCCGAAAAGCGGTAAAAGAATTCAATGACAAGCCTTTCCAGAAGCGCCCCGGAAGCCGCCGGAGCATCTTTGAAACGGAAGAAAAACCATACTTGAGAGCCCTGCCGCTTATTCCCTATGAAGTCTGTGAATGGTCTTATGGGCATAAAGTCGGCAGCAACTCTCATATATGGTGGAACAAAGGTCAGTATTCCGTTCCATACAGGTATATCGGATACAAGGTGGATATCAAATTTAACAGCCATCTTGTATTTATCTATTATAACAGAACAGAGATAGCAAAGCATCCGATACTTTCCAAACATATGACAAACGGTATGCGGACAGAGCAAGCCCATCTTCCTTTGCCGCTCAAAAAAAATCTGTCAGTGGAAGATCTCTGTGACAAAGCAAGGGAAACAGGCCCCAAAACATTTGAGGTAATCCGCAGGATGTTTGACGAGGCAAAAGTGAAAGAACAACCCATGCAGACAGCAAGAGCCATACTTTCCATAGCGGATATCTATACACCGGAAGTCCTTGAAAAAGCATGTGATAAAGCGCTCAGGCAATACCATATGCCTTATTATAAGACTATATATTCCCATGCCAGGAGCATAAACAGTGCAAAAGAACTCACAGAGTTCAAGGAAAACAATCAGAAATTCGGAATTGTCAGAGGCGCAGATTATTACAAAAAAAGGAGAGACGACAAATGA
- a CDS encoding ATP-binding protein encodes MNIEIKKSLSVLELSDLARIIEMQEKDIKLVDLSYEKRLELLLETLIQERENRLINRLIRNAYFKYPSASLESLDYDSRQIKKSTILNLATMGFVSNATNLVITGPTGAGKTYLACALGVEACRQTYRVLYIRMPDLMRNFENQNDNLRELTKYRKRIGNYQILILDEWLNYKISEKDAKNLYELFEQRSGNHSTVFVGQYPVDEWHGRLGGGTQADSIMDRIIHNAYEIPTNETNLRKLYDSKKLKKLVDEIES; translated from the coding sequence ATGAACATTGAAATAAAAAAGAGTTTATCGGTATTAGAATTAAGCGACCTTGCAAGAATCATAGAAATGCAGGAAAAAGATATAAAACTTGTGGATCTAAGCTACGAAAAGCGTTTGGAACTGCTTCTGGAAACACTGATACAGGAACGGGAGAACAGGCTCATAAACAGACTGATCAGGAATGCTTACTTTAAATATCCTAGCGCAAGCTTGGAATCATTGGATTACGATTCCAGACAGATAAAAAAGTCCACGATCCTGAATCTGGCCACAATGGGATTTGTTTCCAATGCAACAAATCTTGTCATCACAGGACCGACCGGCGCTGGAAAGACTTACCTTGCATGCGCCCTTGGCGTGGAAGCGTGCAGACAAACTTACAGGGTTTTGTATATCAGGATGCCTGACCTGATGCGTAACTTTGAGAATCAGAACGACAACCTCAGGGAGCTTACAAAATACAGGAAAAGGATCGGCAACTATCAGATCCTTATCCTTGATGAGTGGCTTAATTACAAAATTTCCGAAAAAGACGCCAAGAACCTCTATGAGCTGTTTGAACAGCGCAGCGGGAATCATTCCACCGTCTTTGTCGGACAGTATCCTGTCGATGAATGGCATGGCAGGCTCGGCGGCGGAACGCAGGCAGATTCCATCATGGACAGGATTATCCATAATGCCTATGAAATCCCTACAAATGAAACAAACCTGAGAAAGCTGTATGATTCAAAGAAACTGAAAAAGCTTGTTGACGAAATAGAATCATGA
- a CDS encoding helix-turn-helix transcriptional regulator — MYQYEKQLDFHALGREIKRKREEKGWTQEYLAQLVDRVPRSIMYIENRGQHPSLNTFYQLVTLLDISVDQFFFPDPNTGESSCRKQIDILLNSMSEKELTVIKATAEGLRQARETEDA, encoded by the coding sequence ATGTACCAATACGAGAAACAACTTGACTTCCACGCCCTGGGCCGGGAGATCAAACGCAAAAGAGAGGAAAAGGGCTGGACGCAGGAATACCTCGCTCAGTTGGTGGATCGTGTGCCACGATCCATTATGTATATTGAGAACAGGGGCCAGCATCCAAGCCTCAACACCTTTTACCAGCTTGTCACTCTGCTGGATATTTCAGTGGATCAATTCTTTTTTCCAGACCCCAACACGGGCGAAAGCTCATGCAGGAAACAGATTGATATACTGCTCAACTCAATGAGTGAAAAAGAATTAACCGTAATAAAAGCCACGGCAGAGGGACTCAGGCAGGCCCGGGAAACGGAGGATGCTTAA
- a CDS encoding MerR family transcriptional regulator, translating into MLSIGEFSRICEVTPKTLRYYEEIGLLYPEEISFENGYRYYSIKQLEKMLLINRLKSYKLTLEEIKSITGSMEVSSEKQIFSALLRQKSVLLSQIDRISTIIHQIDFDIQQMKAGKSIMSYLLDIDVKLVEYS; encoded by the coding sequence ATGCTATCAATAGGTGAGTTTTCTCGGATTTGTGAGGTGACTCCAAAAACACTACGCTACTATGAAGAAATAGGACTACTTTATCCTGAAGAAATAAGTTTTGAAAATGGATATAGGTATTATTCCATCAAGCAATTAGAGAAAATGCTGTTAATCAATAGGCTGAAGTCCTATAAACTTACTTTAGAGGAAATCAAATCAATAACAGGCTCAATGGAAGTATCATCAGAGAAACAGATATTCTCTGCACTTCTCCGCCAGAAAAGTGTATTGCTAAGCCAAATAGATAGAATTAGCACTATTATTCATCAAATTGATTTTGATATTCAGCAAATGAAAGCAGGCAAATCAATTATGAGCTATTTGCTTGATATTGATGTAAAACTTGTCGAATATTCTTAA
- a CDS encoding ArdC family protein, producing MVTERIINQLEQGVIPWKKPWTDIGSGAFNRISKKPYSLLNQMILQNDGEYATFKQWQSLGGHVRKGEKSEIVVLLEDTARRRRTG from the coding sequence ATGGTAACAGAACGAATCATCAATCAGTTAGAGCAAGGCGTGATTCCCTGGAAAAAGCCATGGACAGACATCGGATCTGGCGCATTCAACCGCATCAGCAAAAAGCCTTATTCATTGCTGAATCAAATGATCTTACAAAACGATGGAGAGTATGCCACATTCAAGCAATGGCAGTCGCTTGGCGGTCATGTTCGTAAGGGTGAAAAGTCAGAAATCGTTGTATTGTTGGAAGATACGGCCCGTAGAAGAAGAACAGGTTGA
- a CDS encoding IS30 family transposase — protein sequence MSNLIPGNQKHLSLQDRLYIEKALSSATSFKDIARFLCKDPSTISKEVKKHRLSDWYHKGTFYNAHNFCIHRYHCRKTNVCGKIILCGIKCTSCPSCNQTCRDFARERCGRLDKAPYVCNGCDKALHKCTIAHKYVYDARFAHRKYTETLSSSRSGLNMTKTELAKKDKLVSHLVYQGQSPYQIVANHPELDMSVRSVYTYIDKGLFTARNIDLKRKTKFRPRKCHKTQITNREVFSGRMYSDFLLLDPDYRERAAEMDTVHSSRDSKKVLLTFYLRKEKLFLAFLMNRCTTGAVRIVFDRLKNRLDTDFHLLFHTVLTDRGSEFGDPDSLETDIYGEKCSSVFYCDPMRSGQKGGVENAHTLLRMVLPKGTSFEFLTQWDVNLIVNHINSMPRESLGGRTPYEAALWTYGARTLKALQLRPIPPDEVNLTPKLIRFNH from the coding sequence ATGAGCAATCTTATACCTGGCAATCAAAAACATCTCTCCTTGCAGGATCGGCTTTACATTGAAAAAGCCCTTTCCTCTGCAACATCCTTTAAAGACATTGCACGCTTCCTCTGCAAAGATCCCTCTACCATTTCTAAAGAGGTCAAAAAGCACCGGCTCAGCGACTGGTATCACAAGGGCACCTTCTACAATGCCCATAACTTCTGCATCCACAGATATCACTGTCGAAAAACAAATGTCTGTGGCAAGATCATCCTTTGTGGGATCAAGTGCACCTCCTGTCCATCCTGTAACCAGACATGCAGAGATTTTGCCCGGGAACGATGCGGCCGTCTGGACAAGGCCCCTTATGTCTGCAATGGCTGCGACAAGGCGCTCCATAAATGTACCATCGCCCACAAATATGTGTACGATGCCCGTTTTGCACACCGTAAATACACTGAGACCCTAAGCTCTTCCCGAAGCGGCTTAAACATGACAAAGACCGAACTGGCAAAGAAAGACAAGCTGGTTTCCCATCTGGTCTATCAAGGACAGTCCCCTTATCAGATCGTGGCAAACCATCCGGAGCTGGATATGTCCGTCCGTTCCGTCTACACCTACATCGATAAGGGACTCTTTACAGCCAGGAATATCGACCTGAAACGCAAGACGAAGTTCCGGCCCCGCAAGTGCCACAAAACACAGATTACCAACCGTGAAGTGTTTTCAGGCCGCATGTACAGTGATTTTCTCCTGCTCGACCCGGACTATAGAGAGAGGGCCGCTGAAATGGATACCGTACATTCTTCGAGAGACTCTAAAAAAGTACTGCTCACTTTCTATCTGCGCAAGGAAAAGCTGTTTCTTGCCTTCCTGATGAACCGATGCACAACCGGCGCTGTCCGCATAGTCTTTGACCGGCTTAAAAACCGTCTGGATACCGATTTCCATCTTCTGTTCCATACCGTCCTTACAGACCGGGGTTCGGAATTCGGTGACCCAGACTCTCTGGAAACCGACATATACGGAGAAAAATGCTCCAGCGTCTTCTACTGTGACCCTATGCGAAGCGGACAAAAAGGCGGTGTTGAAAACGCACACACCCTGCTCCGGATGGTTCTCCCAAAAGGCACCAGTTTTGAATTCCTGACCCAGTGGGATGTGAACCTGATCGTAAACCACATCAACTCCATGCCGCGGGAAAGCCTTGGCGGGCGCACTCCTTATGAAGCAGCATTATGGACTTATGGGGCCCGCACTTTAAAAGCACTTCAGCTTAGACCGATTCCTCCCGATGAAGTCAACCTGACGCCTAAGCTGATACGCTTTAACCACTAA
- a CDS encoding TraX family protein — MVKNKVDQGIFQKKCRFLTGSMLKWIAVVTMLVDHLAIVALKGYANAQIANLTREQMERWNMTYRCMRHIGRISFPLFAFLLVEGFYYTKNRKQYAWRLLLFALLSEVPYDLAIYGKVWDFRGQNVMFSLFLGLTVLSVVERIRKWTWKRRGDRSVIRQLMTLFLQIFTISAGAALAYLCRFDYTYKGIALVSVFYYFHSYRVSAAIAGFCAFSWNPYSLPAFLLLPFYNGRRGQNRQKWFYFFYPLHLLALYVVMRAIDFFCLP, encoded by the coding sequence ATGGTGAAAAATAAGGTGGATCAAGGAATTTTTCAGAAGAAATGCAGATTTCTGACTGGCAGTATGCTGAAATGGATTGCCGTAGTTACAATGCTGGTCGATCATCTGGCGATTGTTGCGCTCAAAGGCTATGCCAATGCGCAGATCGCAAATTTAACCAGAGAACAGATGGAGCGCTGGAACATGACGTATCGGTGTATGCGTCATATTGGCAGAATATCTTTTCCGTTGTTTGCGTTTCTGCTTGTGGAAGGATTTTATTATACGAAGAACAGGAAACAGTATGCGTGGCGTCTGCTGCTGTTTGCACTGCTGTCGGAAGTGCCCTATGATCTGGCGATTTATGGGAAGGTTTGGGATTTCAGAGGACAGAATGTTATGTTTTCCTTATTTCTGGGACTGACAGTTCTGTCAGTAGTCGAAAGAATCCGCAAATGGACATGGAAGAGGCGGGGAGACAGAAGTGTCATACGTCAGTTGATGACGCTTTTCCTGCAAATTTTTACCATTTCGGCGGGTGCCGCCCTGGCGTACCTGTGCAGGTTTGACTATACGTATAAAGGAATTGCCCTTGTATCGGTATTTTATTATTTTCATTCGTATCGTGTGTCGGCTGCGATTGCAGGATTTTGTGCATTTTCATGGAATCCTTACAGTCTCCCGGCTTTCTTATTACTTCCCTTCTATAATGGCAGACGTGGACAGAACAGACAGAAGTGGTTTTACTTTTTCTACCCGCTTCATCTGCTTGCCTTGTATGTGGTTATGCGGGCAATAGACTTTTTCTGCCTGCCATGA
- a CDS encoding MBL fold metallo-hydrolase has protein sequence MKLTFIGAAHEVTGSCHYLEACGKHILVDYGMEQGINVFENVPLPVQESLIDYVLLTHAHIDHSGLLPLLYARGFRGQVLMTDASADLCSIMLRDCAHIQLQEAEWKSRKAKRHAAIQAEEPLYTMEDADGVIRQIVPCHYDRMINLCEGIHLRFTDIGHLLGSSSIEVWVEENGQQKKIVFSGDIGNKDQPLIRDPKKTKEADYVVIESTYGDRLHSLEKPDYVTELTEILSETFARGGNVVIPSFAVGRTQEMLYFLRKIKSERLVKNFPDFPVYVDSPLAVEATGVFNKNIYNCFDEEAMALVRSGINPIQFPGLHLAITSEESKMINFDEMPKVILSASGMCEAGRIRHHLKHNLWRPECTILFVGYQAVGTLGRMLVDGVDEVKLFGEMIMVRAQIHKLAGMSGHADKAGLLEWVSGFEQKPERIFVVHGEDTVCEAFRDCLEKEYGLSAYAPYSGTRFDLLTNTCEYEAAPVLLKKKHHKASDVFARLLAAGQRLLAVIRKNEGGTNKDLAKFADQVTSLCDKWDRE, from the coding sequence ATGAAATTAACATTTATCGGGGCGGCTCATGAGGTGACAGGGAGTTGTCATTATCTGGAGGCATGCGGAAAACATATCTTAGTGGACTATGGTATGGAGCAGGGAATCAATGTGTTTGAAAATGTGCCTCTTCCGGTGCAGGAAAGTCTGATTGACTATGTATTGCTGACACATGCGCACATTGACCATTCCGGTCTCCTGCCGTTATTGTATGCCAGGGGATTTCGGGGGCAGGTGCTGATGACGGATGCCAGCGCGGACCTGTGCAGCATCATGCTTCGTGACTGTGCACATATTCAGTTACAGGAAGCGGAGTGGAAGAGCAGAAAGGCGAAACGACATGCTGCCATCCAGGCAGAGGAGCCTCTCTATACGATGGAAGACGCCGACGGCGTCATCAGACAGATCGTGCCCTGTCATTATGACAGGATGATCAATCTCTGTGAAGGGATTCATCTGCGGTTCACGGACATTGGACATCTGCTCGGTTCTTCCAGTATCGAGGTATGGGTGGAAGAGAACGGGCAGCAGAAGAAAATCGTATTCTCGGGAGACATCGGCAATAAAGATCAGCCGCTTATCAGAGACCCGAAGAAGACGAAAGAGGCAGATTATGTTGTGATAGAATCCACATACGGAGACCGTCTGCATTCGCTGGAGAAACCGGATTATGTGACGGAGCTGACAGAAATCCTCAGCGAGACGTTTGCCAGAGGCGGTAATGTAGTTATTCCGTCATTTGCGGTCGGCCGTACCCAGGAGATGCTTTATTTTCTGCGTAAGATCAAGTCGGAACGGCTTGTGAAAAATTTCCCGGATTTTCCGGTGTATGTGGACAGTCCTCTGGCAGTGGAAGCGACAGGAGTTTTCAATAAAAATATCTATAACTGTTTTGACGAGGAAGCGATGGCGCTCGTCAGGTCGGGAATCAATCCCATACAGTTTCCGGGACTGCATTTGGCGATCACCAGTGAGGAATCAAAGATGATCAACTTTGATGAGATGCCGAAGGTCATTTTATCTGCCTCCGGAATGTGTGAGGCCGGACGTATCCGCCATCATCTGAAGCACAATCTGTGGCGGCCGGAGTGCACGATATTGTTTGTAGGCTATCAGGCGGTTGGGACGCTTGGCAGGATGCTTGTGGACGGGGTGGACGAGGTGAAATTGTTCGGAGAGATGATCATGGTCAGAGCGCAGATCCACAAACTGGCAGGCATGAGCGGTCACGCGGATAAGGCCGGACTGCTGGAATGGGTCAGCGGCTTCGAGCAAAAACCGGAACGGATCTTTGTTGTCCATGGCGAAGACACGGTATGCGAGGCATTCAGAGACTGTCTGGAAAAAGAGTACGGATTATCGGCGTATGCACCTTACAGTGGTACCCGATTCGATCTGCTGACAAATACCTGTGAGTACGAAGCGGCGCCGGTATTGCTGAAAAAGAAGCATCATAAGGCGAGCGATGTATTTGCCCGTCTGCTTGCCGCAGGTCAGAGACTGCTGGCGGTGATTCGTAAAAATGAAGGCGGTACGAACAAAGATCTCGCCAAATTTGCGGACCAGGTTACTTCACTGTGTGACAAGTGGGACAGAGAGTAA
- a CDS encoding dihydrofolate reductase has translation MNIIAAVDNHWAIGNRNDLLVRIPNDQKFFREETMGKVIVLGRKTLETFPQGMPLQGRKNIILSTNRDYRVKNALVLHSLDELLDELENYRSQDIYVVGGASIYRQMLPYCDVAHITKIDRCYEADCYFPDLDQMPEWQITQDSEEQTYFDLEYLFQKYERRSR, from the coding sequence ATGAATATCATCGCGGCAGTTGACAATCATTGGGCGATCGGCAACAGAAATGATCTGCTTGTGCGGATTCCCAACGATCAGAAATTTTTCAGGGAAGAGACGATGGGTAAGGTGATCGTGCTGGGACGGAAGACGCTGGAGACGTTTCCTCAGGGAATGCCTCTGCAGGGGCGAAAGAACATCATTTTGTCGACGAACCGGGACTATCGGGTCAAAAATGCCCTTGTTCTGCATTCGCTGGATGAATTGCTCGACGAGCTGGAAAACTATCGTTCGCAGGATATTTATGTTGTGGGCGGCGCAAGTATTTACAGACAAATGCTTCCCTATTGCGATGTGGCGCATATTACGAAAATAGACCGCTGCTATGAGGCGGACTGCTATTTCCCGGATCTGGATCAGATGCCGGAGTGGCAAATTACGCAGGACAGCGAGGAACAGACATATTTTGATCTGGAATATCTGTTTCAAAAATATGAGAGGCGGAGCAGGTAA